The sequence GTGGCGATATCCTCGTCGTAGGAGTGCGTCGTGCAGATGGACGGAAAATGGGAGCGGGCCGTTTCCAGGTTGTGGTGGTAGCGGGTCAGCCCGGCCTGCACCAGACGGCGTGCATAGTCATTGTTCAAAAGTCCTAGGGAGGCGCTCAGTTCAAGCGTCGTGCGGGACCTCAGCGTTTCGATGCAGGCGCAGATGCGCGTGATTTCATCGCTGGAGAGCATCAGTCCGCTGGTGACCAGCGAATAGCAACTGGCTCCGGCCTTGTGCATGGCCAGCCCGTTTTCGATCAGTTCGTCCAGCGGGAGCAGCGGATGGTTCGGGCTGCCTGTAGTGTAATGTCCGCTTTGGGCGCAGAACCTGCAATCCTGGGAGCAGGTCCCGGATTTGGCATTGGTGATGGAACAGGTGAAGGGGCGGTGTCCCATGGCCCTGGTGACGGAGTTCGCCGCGAATAGCAGTTCGGTGGTGTGATCGCTTTCAAGCCCGGCCAAAAGGCGGCCCTGCTCTTCGGTCAATGGCGTGCCGTCGAGGATCTGGCTGGTAAGGCGTGTAATCAGTGGATGCAGCATGGTTTTCCTGTGAGAGGGGCATTAATCGTGGCCGATAAGCGTTGTCAAATTGCACTGTGTTTTTTCAGCGTCAATTTGAAGAGCCTTTTGACCTCGCAACCCGATTAGGCTACCGAGCAGCTGTCATGAATGCAAAGAAAAATTCCGATCCCACGCCCATGGACCACGCTTCCGTGCAGTGGTTGGCAACCTCCCTGGACAGCCAGCATCCGGCCGATACAGCCGATGAGCTGGAAAATCTGTCTCTGACGGAACAGCTCGAATATATTAAGGAAATGGACGTGGAGGACGCTTCGGAGTCCATCACCGAAATGGAGCGTCACGACCGCAACGCGCTCATGACCCAGCTTGCACCGGATTTTGCCGCAGCCATCCTGGAGGCCATGTCGCCGGATGACGCGGCCGATATTCTCGAAGATCTCGACACCGACATCCGCGCCCGCATTTTCAAGAAACTGGAGCGCGAAGACGCCAAGGAAATCTCGGACCTGCTGCAGTTCGATCCGGATTCCGCCGGCGGCGTCATGAATACGGAGATTCTGGCCCTGGATCATTCCATGAACGCGCAGCAGGCCATCAATCTGATACGCGACCGGGTCGAAGAAACCGAGATTCCCTACTATGCGTATGTCGTTGACGAGTTCCGGCATCTTCGGGGCGTCTTGTCCCTGCGGGATCTCCTTGTGAGCCCTGGCCGGACCCTGCTCAAAGAGCTTCTGCACGAGCAGAACCTGATTTACGTGTCTTTTGACGTGGACAAGGAAGAGGTTGCCCGGCTCATCAGCCGCTACAATTTTCTGGCCCTTCCCGTTGTCGACCACGAACAGCGCCTGCTGGGCATGGTCACCGTCGACGACGTCATCGACATCATCCAGGAGGAAGCCAGCGAGGACATGCAGTCCATGGTCGGTGCGGGCCGGGACGAAACCGTGGATTCCCCGTGGACGTATTCCCTGCGCGTGCGACTGCCCTGGCTGATCCTGAACGTGCTCAATTCCGCCGTGTCCGCCTTTGTGGTCCATATGTTCGAGGGGACCATCGCGCAGATGGCCATTCTGGCCGCGCTCATGCCCATCGTCGCCAATCAGGCCGGAAATACGGGACAGCAGGCCCTTGCGGTCATGATCAGACAGCTGGCCATGGAACGGTTCAACCGCAAGAAAAGTTGGGTGGCGGTGTTGCGTGAAGCCAAGATCGGAACGGCCAACGGGCTCATCGTCGGTACGCTGGTTTTTCTCGGCCTCTTCACCTGGACGCACAACCTCGGCTTGGCCGTGGTCATGGCCGTGGCCCTGGGCCTCGACATGCTTATCGGCGCTGTGGCCGGAGCGTCCATTCCCCTCGTACTCAAGGAAATCGGTCGCGATCCGGCCCAGGCCTCAAGCATCTTTCTGACGACGTTGACGGACAGTCTTGGCTTTTTCACCTTTCTGGGGCTGGCCGCCGTTTTTCTTTTCTAGAAGGGCGCGGCCTTAGTCTTCCTGCTCCACTGCATCCAAGAGATCAATGGTCAGCCGCAGGAAATCGGCTTCGGTGATGATCCCGCACAGCTTGTCCTCGCAAATCACGGGCAGGCATCCGTACTTCTCTTCCAGCAACAATCTGGCGGCCTCTTTCAAAGACAGGTCCGCGGCGACGGTGACCACATCGAGCTGCATGATCTCGCGAATGGGAATTCCGGACTCGATTTCATCCTGGGTCTGGCGATCGATGCCGGCCAGCTCGGAGATGGTGGCGGCCAGGATGTCGCGGTGCGTAAGCAGGCCCGTGAATTTGCCCTGGCTGTCGACGATGGGGATGTGGCGGATGCGGGCCAGGTCCATCAGATCCTTGGCCGCGCTCAGACTTTCGTTGTGATTCAGGGTGAAAACGTCCTTGGTCATGATATCTTTAACCTGGAACATGGCATTCTCCTTTTTGGGGTATTCTTTCCGATTCCAGCATCGTGGGCAAGAAAAAGGTTGGCGCAGGCATCGCACGCGGGTCCTTGGCGAGGTCCGAGTTGACTTGGGTGGTGAAATCTGGTTTGCAACCTTCTTTATGGTAATGATTTCCAATGAATCGCGCAGGCCGGGAGAGCTTCACGTTGAAGGGATTTCTTCGCAATCGGGAAAGGATGGTGCGGGAGCAGATCGAAGCCAGGGGGATCACCGACGAACGCGTGCTCTCCGTGATGCGTCAGGTTCCCAGGCATCTCTTTGTCGATGAAGCCCTGCAGATGCAAGCCTATGGAGATCATCCCGTGCCCATCGGTCTTGGGCAGACACTTTCTCAACCATACATAGTCGCCCTGATGACGTCGCTCCTTGTTGTGCGTCCACGCATGCGCATCCTTGAAATAGGCACCGGCTCCGGGTATCAGGCCGCCATACTTGCGGCCATGGGAGCGGAGGTCTTCACCGTGGAGCGGATCAAGCAACTGTACATGACTTCCCGCAGCCGTCTCTTGCAGATGAAATACTTCAACGTGCGGGTCAAACTCGACGACGGAACCCTGGGCTGGCCCGAGCTTGGCCCTTTTGATCGCATCATCGTCACCGCCGGAGGCCCCGAGGTGCCTGCGCCTCTGCTGGAACAACTGACGGATCCGGGCATCATGCTCATCCCCGTGGGTGGAACCAGAAGGGACCAGCGGCTCTTTAGAATTTTCAAGAAGGAAGGGCGGATCCATCAGGAAGACCACGGCTCCGTCGCCTTCGTCGACCTGGTTGGCTCGCACGGCTGGTGAGTCCCGGCGCTACGGAGAATCGAAAGGTTCTGCGCATGCTGCCTGCCGATAAATACATATCTGCCCCAAGCGGTCGATCAGACCGGCGGTGGATGCACATATCTCTGGAGGAAAAATGTCCGAAACCAATTCGTCCTGTTCCAGCTGCTCCGGCAAAAAGACCCTAGGCTCGATCCAGGACAGCCCGGAATCAAAGATCGAACGCCAGGACAAGGTCATCGCCAGCACCCTGTCCAAGATCAAATACAAACTTTTCGTCATGAGCGGCAAAGGCGGGGTGGGCAAAAGCTCCGTATCCACCAATCTGGCTGCGGCCCTGGCCATCAAGGGGTACAAGGTCGGGCTGCTTGACGTCGATATCCACGGACCCAGCGTGCCGCATCTGCTTGGGTTGACCGGCCTCCTGGACATCGATCCGCAGAAGGGCATCCAGCCCAAGCGCTACAGCGAGAATCTGGCCGTCGTGTCCATGGAGTCCCTGCTCAAGGACCCGGACCAGGCCGTGCTTTGGAAAGGTCCCATGAAGACCTCGGCCATACGCCAGTTCGTGTCGGATGTGGACTGGGGCGAGCTGGATTTTCTGGTGATTGATTCCCCGCCCGGCACGGGAGACGAACCGATGGCCGTACTGAAGACAGTCCCCGACGCCTTGTGCATCGTCATCACGACGCCTCAAGAAATTTCTTTGGCAGACGTGCGAAAATCGATTAACTTTCTGCAGTACGTGAAGGCGAACATTCTCGGTGTCGTTGAAAACATGAGCGGCCTCATCTGTCCGCATTGTTCGCAGAAGATCGATCTGTTCAAAAGAGGCGGGGGAGAGGAGCTTGCCAAGAAGTACTCGCTGCCGTTTCTTGGGTCCATTCCGCTTGATCCGGTTACCGTGGTCGCCGGGGATTTGGGCAAGCCTGTCGTCATGCTCGATGTCGAATGTCCGGCCAAGACGGCCTTGCTTGCAATGGCGGAGCGGGTCATCGTCGCTGCCGAAAACAGTCTGGAAGCCGTGTCGAGCAGTCATGTATAGGTAAGAAGGTGACGCGAATATGATACGTGTTTTTGTACTTTCTTTTCTTCTTGCCTTTCAGTTTTTGCTTTTGGCCGGGCAAAACGTTCAGGCTAAAGGCATTTACTATATGGTCAAGGAAGATGGAACTCTTTGCATAACGGACATTCCTAATTCAAGAAAGTACAAGCCATACAAGTTTGAAAAGACTATCAATTATATTCGGAATGCAATAGTCGCATTTAAGCGTGATCACAGAAGTGTAGAAGAAGTAAATGCCATAGTCTCTGGTTTGTGCTCTAAATATGCGGTTGATAAAAAACTTGTTATGGCGGTGATTGATGTTGAATCCGGATTCAATGCAGCCGCTGTTTCCACTGCAGGGGCTCAAGGCTTGATGCAGATCATGCCTGAAACCGGAAGAGACCTTGATTTAGAGGATCCTTTTGATCCGTCGGAAAATATCGATGCAGGAATCCGTTATTTGCGGTACCTGCTTGATACATTTCCAGATAGGCGTCTTGCTGTCGCGGCATATAACGCAGGGCCAAATGCCGTAAAGAAATATGGGGGGATTCCCCCCTACGCCGAAACTCAAAATTATGTCGAAAAAGTTTGGGCTCGACTTCAATATTATGAATAAAACAACATGATGAACGTACCAAACGCACTTACAGTGTTTCGAATATTGGCGGTGCCTTTCATTATCGCCTTATTGTATTTTCCCTCGCGGTCAACCTGTCTGCTCGCGACTGTCCTCTTTCTTGTCGCGATCCTTACAGATCTGGCAGACGGTTTTTGGGCCAGAAAATACAACCAAGTCACCAATTTCGGAAAATTTCTCGATCCGTTGGCGGACAAGATACTCATCGCATCGGTATTGATCATGCTTGTCGAGCTGAACTGGATTCCTGCATGGGTCGCAATTATCGTCATTATCCGGGAATTGCTTGTCACTGGACTGCGGGCCATAGCCGCGGATAAGGGCCAGGTTATCGCGGCAGACAAATATGGAAAGATGAAGACCATCATGCAGAGCGTCGCCCTGGTTCCGCTTATTTATCACTTCCCTTTGTTCGGTATTGATACTGCGAAATTGGGATTTGTATTGCTGCTTGTGGCGGTGGTGCTCACTTTGTATTCAGGGTGGAATTATCTCTACACCTTTTATCGGATTTGGGGAGACTGAAGTTTGCATTTTGTTTCTCTGAATTTTAGTGTACAGACAATGCCAACCTATTTGAACTGAAGGGTGTGACAAGAATCTGCTTGGTGATCAAAAATTTTCGATTTTGCGAAACGTTCCTGTGGAGGACGGCATAAATGGCTCAAATAGATGCCTTTTTTAAAATGATGCATGAGCTTGGGGCCTCGGATCTTCATCTGTCATCAGGTTCGCAGCCGATTATCCGTCTGCATGGTGAAATGCAGCGCATCAAATACAAATTTCTTGAGCATGAAGAACTCAAGAAAATGCTCTACGAAATAACTCCAGAAAATAAGATCAAGACATTCGAAGAAAGCGGTGATGTGGACTTCTCCTACGAAGTCACTCATTTGGCTCGGTACCGCGCCAATTTCTTTTTGCAGAAGCGTGGAATCGGGGCGGTTTTTCGAGAAATTCCGCAAAAAATCCTTACCATCGAGGAACTGGGCCTGCCGAGCATCCTGAAGAATCTGGCTTTATTGCCCAAGGGACTGGTATTGGTCACCGGCCCTACGGGTAGCGGTAAATCCACCACTCTGGCCGCCATTGTCGATTACGTGAACAAGATCCGCAAGGATCATATCCTGACCATCGAAGACCCCATCGAATTCGTACACGAACCGCAGAGCTGCCTGATCAACCAGCGTGAAGTCGGCCGGGACACCATGTCTTTCAGCGCCGCCTTGCGCGGGGCGCTACGCGAGGACCCGGACATCATTCTGGTCGGCGAAATGCGAGACCTCGAAACCATTCAGCTGGCTCTTGAGGCGGCCGAGACCGGCCATCTGGTTTTTGCGACCCTGCATACCATCTCCGCCTCGAAAACCATCGACCGCATCATCGAGGTCTTTCCCGGTGATTTACAGGGTCAGATTCGCTCCGGCCTTGCCGACTCCCTGCGGGCCATCATTGCGCAGAACCTTTTCAAGCGCATAGACAGACCCGGGCGCGTTGCCGGCATTGAAGTCCTCATCGCCACCCCTGCCGTGCGAAACCTGATCCGCGAAAACAAGATTTTTCAGATCAACTCCGTTATCGAGACCGGACGAAAGTTCGGCATGCAGAGCATCGACGACGCCATCATGAAGCTTCTCACCGCCGGTGTCATCGACGCTGAGCAAGCATACAACAAGGCTGCCACGAAGTCGAAATTCAGGGAATTTCTCACCACTCCGCCCCAAGATTTCACCGAGGTGTAATATGCAGAGAGCGCATCTTGATCATATTTTGCATCAGGTTCTCGATTTTGCACCTGATACCTCAGATATTCTTTTTACTGTGAACAAGCTTGTGCAGGCGGAAGTTCATGGCGAGCTCGTCAATGCGAAGATAGAACCAAATCCGGGGCCGCTACTGCCCATCCAGGTTGAAGCTGTGGCCATGTGCCTCATGGGCCGCAATATCCGCCTTTACGAGGACCAACTGCGCACAGGGTCTTGCGATCTTTCCTACGAGCTGCCGGGCCGTTGCCGTTTCAGGGTCAACATTCTGGGGCAGAAGGGCTCCTTGGCCATAGTCATGCGCAAATTGACCTCCGTCGTGCCCACGATCAACGATCTCTCCCTCCCGGAAGTTTTTTACGAGATGTCCAAGGAGAAGTACGGTCTCATTCTGGTCACTGGCGCCACAGGCACAGGTAAGACTACCTCCCTTGCCGCCCTCATCGACAATATAAACCAGATGCACCGCAAGCATATCGTCACTCTTGAGGATCCCATCGAATATGTCCACGAGCACAAACTCGGGACCGTGAACCAACGTGAACTCGGACTTGATTTCGACTCTTTCGCTTCAGGTCTTCGGGCCGCATTGCGCCAGGCGCCAAAGGTCATCCTGGTGGGTGAAATACGTGATCGCGAGACCATCACCATCGCTCTGGAAGCTGCGGAGACAGGTCATCTCGTACTCGGCACCCTGCACACCAGCGACACTGGTCAGACTATCAACCGTATTATCGGCATGTTTGAACTGGCTGAAGAGCGCTTGATACGTTCACGTCTGGCAGAAAGCCTCAAATATGTCGTTTCGCAACGTTTGATGCCTCGTTTGGGAGGAGGGCGCGTTCCGGCTTTTGAAGTTTTGAAGTCGAACCTGCGTGTCAAAGAAGTCATTTACAACGGTGAGAGTGAAGACAAGACCTTTTATAATATTGTTGAATCCGGTGATGCCTACGGCATGATCACTTTCGACAAATTCATAGCCAACCAATTTTACGAAAATATAATTTCCGAAGATATTGCCATGCTGCACGGGTCGGATAAATCTCGTTTGGCCCAGATGATCGACAAGATCAAAACCGCCCGTGGAGAGAAGGTTACGGATATTGAAGGCCTTGAGCTTGATCACGACTATGAGCGTAAGAGCTCCTTTTTTTGAGAGGTAAGAATGGATATCACCTGTTCTCATTGTAAATCCAGTTTTGTGATTCCGGACGACCGTATTCCTGAAACTAAAAAGTTCAAACTCAATTGCCCAAAATGCAGAGAGCCCATCGTTGTAGATCAGGAGAGCGCAGATGAGAAAATTGCCGCTCCAGAGCATTTTCCCCATGATGCGACGGTAGCGTTTTTGTTTGTCAAAAATAAGAAATTGGCAGAGAGGATTGGCCTTTTTTTGAAATCAAGAGGTATATTTGTTTCTGAGACCACACTTATTCACGAAGCGTTGGATAAAGTTCGAATTAACTACTATAATATACTTATTCTCGAAGAATCGGAGCAGGCGAAAGCCATTTTGGGTGTTGTTAGAAAATGGAACGGATTGCGCCGGCGGGATGTAAACATCATTCTGGTCGAAGCTGCTTGCAAGAGTCTGCATTCAAATGAAGCCTTTTTCAGAGGCGTCAATTCTGTTATCAGTGAAGCAGATAATGAAAGAATAGAAAACATCCTTGACTTGGCATTGGGTGAATTTAAAAGTTACAGTGAGCCATGGGCTGTCGCTGCAAAAAGATTGCACATGAAAGGGTAACTCATGATTCATGGTAAAAAGCAAATTTTTCTTTTTCTACTGTGCGTAGTAAACATTTTTCTTGTTTTCAAGATATTCGATGATGATAGCGGATTGCCTGTGTATAAAGATTTGAAAATCAAGATAGATGGCGTGCAAGAAAAGATAGATGATGTTGATCTTCGAAATAGGCAAATCAGTTCTGAAATACGTATTCTCAAAAAGAATGACCAATACGTTAATAGATTGATTAAACGAGAGCTATTTTACGTCGCTGACAACGAACTGATGTATATACTGAAATAATATGAACGATACACTACACCTTTTCGATGAACTTCTTGAGCATGATTCCGGCTCGAAGATATTTTTCCCATTGGCTCGATTGTATCGCAAGCAAGGTCATACACAAAGAGCGATCGAGATCGTACAGAAAGGAATAGAGCATCATCCCGATTATCTTGAGGCTCAGTTGTACCTGATCGAGCTTTTGAGCGAAGTCGGCGACACCTCGGCTGCGGAAAACAAGGCTTTTGGCGTGTTTTCCAAGCTGCTCTCCTACGAGAAGTTCTGGGTCAGCCTGCGCGCTCATTATGCAAAATCCCAGCGATCCGACTTGGCCCTGGCTTCTTTTCTGGTGGAACGAAACGCCCGAGGCGAAGATGTGGATCTTCTCAAGCTCTTGACCTACGGCATAGGCCACTACACAGAACTGATCTCTTCCGATTCTCCAAGCGTCGAGCCGGAGCAGGATCTGGATGCTGAAGAGGTCGCCCAGATTTGTCTCAATTCCGGAATCAAGACAAAAACCATGGCCAAACTCCTTGTGGCTCAAGGAGAATTCGCGCAGGCGATAAAGATTTATGACGGCCTGCTTGAAGGAGTGGTCAACGAGGATGAACGAAATGAGTTGAACCTGCTGCGAGCCAACGCACACAAGGAATTGGGAAGCATGCCTGATCCGGAAGCTGAAAAAAATAACAAGCTTTTTTTCGTTTTGAATACCTTGGCCGATCGCCTGGAGCAGAAAACCGACCTGCAGTCCTCAAATGCCGATTGAAAGTTCGCGATGAAATTCTCTCTTGATTCTTTTTTGGCTCAACTATAGGTCCTTATATCTTTTCTTTTTTTGCATGAGTTTTCATTTGTTCGGCTCTATTTTATTCAATTCCAATCGATTCTGAGAGACTTTATGAAATTTATTATTCCAGTTTGTGTTTTGTTTCTACTTGTTGCGTGTAAGCCTGTTAAAGTTACACAACAGTACTACAATGATTATGTCAACCCAGTAGCAAGTATTGATTACGAAGACACTGTTTCTGCAAATATCCCTGCAGAATTATTGGATGATTATTATACTGTCGACAGCAAGATCGTTCGGTTGGCAAACCAGCTTGATCTTTTCGATTCACGGATTGATAGCGACATGATTGAAAATCAAAAATCAATTCATCCGTGGATCAAACAGATGGCGATTTTTGATCAGGACCAGCTTTTTATTTCCGGTGACGACACGCTCGGGTTTGATCCGCAAATCCGTGCAGAATTAGTGGGCTTGGCTCCTGAAAAAGACAGAAATTTTTTGTTTAAAAACAATCGACAATTTTTTATTCATGTAATTTCTATGCCTGACGGACAATATAAAGCGACCGTTGTTGAAATTGACATGGACATTCTTGCTGCTGAAATTCCAAATCATAGAACCGTGATAGCCATCGATGACCAGATTTGCGGACCAGCAATTGCTAATCTTCCCGAAGCATGCATAAACTTGAGAAATTCAACCAAATATTCTGGAAGTATTGAGATTGATGGTAATAACTGGTATTGGATCAGAAGCATGGGTTCTGACAACCTTGTATATTTATATCTGACTCAAGAGTAATTCGTATGCGTCAAGTAACTGTTGTTGAACATCTGCTCCTTCGTCAAAAAGAACGGCCCATGGCTTCCGGTCGCTTCACCAGATTGCTGACCGAGCTCATTCTGTCTGCGAAAATTATCGATCGTGAAGTTTCCAAAGCCGGTCTTCTTGATGTTCTTGGCGCCACCGGGGAGGTGAACATCCAAGGAGAGGTCGTTCAAAAACTGGATGATTTCGCCAACCAGGTGATCATTCGCAGAATGGAACGGGCCGGCGTGCTTTGTGCCATGGTCTCGGAGGAAAATGCCGATTTTATCGGGATTCCCCGGCAGTATCCCGTCGGTGATTATATCCTGATTTTTGATCCTCTTGACGGTTCGGCCAACATCGACGCCAACGTGAGCATCGGAACCATATTCAGCATTTATCGGCGCACGACCTTCGACCAGCAGGCCGTCAGCGTTGGCGAACTGCTTCAGAAGGGTTCGATGCAGGTTGCGGCGGGGTATATCATCTATGGTTCCTCCACGATGATGGTCTATACCGCCGGCAACGGTGTCCACGGCTTCACCCTTGACCCTAGCGTGGGTGAATTCCTCCTTTCGCATCCGGACATCAAAATACCGGAGCGTGGAAGAATCTACTCCGTCAATGAAGGGTATTTTTCGTATTGGGATGAGCCCACGAGAAATATCGTAAATTATTTCAAATCAAATGATAGCGCCACAGGCCGCCCATACAGTTCGCGTTATATCGGGTCCCTGGTTTCCGATTTTCATAGGAATCTGATTTACGGCGGAATTTTCATGTACCCCGCCGACTCTCGTGATTTGCGCAAACCTTCGGGCAAGCTTCGTCTCATGTGTGAAGCCGCCCCCATGGCCATGATCGCCGAGCAGGCGGGGGGGCTTGCGACGGATGGAAAGCAACGCATCCTGGACATTGAGCCGCAGGAATTGCATCAGCGCGTGCCCTTGTTCATCGGATCGAAATCCGACGTCGAGGTTGTCCTCAAGTTCTATGCAGATGCCGCCAAAAGCTAGGAAATTCCTTTGCCTCCAGCATTTTTCAAAGACGTGCGCAGATGATTTGTCTTGGTATTGAAACGTCCTGTGACGAAACATCCGTAGCACTCTGGGACGACGGTCATCTCGTCACCGATCTTGTGCATACGCAGATACCTATGCATTCGGTTTTTGGCGGGGTCGTGCCGGAATTGGCATCGCGGGAACACCTGCGCCTGCTGGACGGACTTGTCTCATCCGTGCTGCAGAGCGCAGAGCGGCCTGCGGGGCAGGGGATCGACCTGATCGCCGTCACGCGCGGGCCAGGCCTGCTGGGCGCGCTTTTGGTGGGTATCTCCTATGCCAAGTCACTGTCCTTGTCGCTGGGGGTTCCCGTCATCGGGGTCAATCACCTCTATGCGCATCTGCTGGCCTGCGATTTTACCGAGCCTATCGAGTACCCGGCGCTTGGCGTCCTTGTTTCCGGAGGACACACGCATATCTACGAAATGCCCGCGCCCTGCGAGTTCAACCTGCTCGGAAAAACGCTTGATGACGCTGCGGGCGAAGCGTTCGACAAGATTGCAAAACTTTTGAATCTTCCCTATCCTGGTGGTAAGTATATAGACATTCTGGCCCGGCTCGGAACGGCAGATCCGCGTCTTTTTTCGAAGCCTTACCTGCAAAACGATAATTGCGATTTCAGCTTCAGCGGACTCAAGACCGCTGTTGCCCAATATGTGCACAAAAAATCTTTTGCCGCCATTGACTACGCCGCCTTCGACGTGGAATTGATTCCACAGGAAATAAAGGATCTTTGCGCCACGGTGAATGAGACGATTGTCGAGACCTTGCTCGAAAAGACCAGGCGGGCCGTGGCGCGCTGCCATGACGTCAAGACATTGTGCCTGGCCGGCGGGGTAGCCGCCAACAGCCATCTTCGGCATAAATTCTCCGCATTTGCCCATGCCAGGGGATTCAAATTTTTAGCTCCCGCGCAAAACTATTGTGGTGATAATGCGGCTATGATAGCGTACGCAGGAGTTCAGTGGGCAAAAAAGGGTCTCATGAGTTCCATGGATTTTGAGGCTGTCCCACGGGGAAAGATTGTTCCCAATGATTTTATTGTAAACCCTTTCTTCAAGGAGTGAATAATGGCTGCACAAGTGAACGATGCCGGATTTGAAGCGGAAGTTTTGAAAGGTGATCTTCCTGTATTGGTGGATTTTTGGGCACCGTGGTGCGGACCGTGCAGGGCTATCGCTCCTGTAATTGAAGAATTGACTCAGGAATTCGAGGGCAAGGTCAAAATCGTAAAGATGAATGTTGACGAAAACCCCGGCACTCCGAGCAAATATGGCATCCGCGCCATTCCCACCTTGATTCTCTTCAAGAATGGCGAAGTTGTTGAGCAGGTCACCGGAGCTGTCTC is a genomic window of Desulfomicrobium baculatum DSM 4028 containing:
- the bioB gene encoding biotin synthase BioB translates to MLHPLITRLTSQILDGTPLTEEQGRLLAGLESDHTTELLFAANSVTRAMGHRPFTCSITNAKSGTCSQDCRFCAQSGHYTTGSPNHPLLPLDELIENGLAMHKAGASCYSLVTSGLMLSSDEITRICACIETLRSRTTLELSASLGLLNNDYARRLVQAGLTRYHHNLETARSHFPSICTTHSYDEDIATIRLAKEHGLKICSGGILGLGESWAQRIELAATLAELDVDTVPLNFLSPIPGTPLEASPLLSAHDALKSVALFRLMLPQVSITIAGGRERVLGDYQSWLPLAGANGMMIGNYLTTKGRNLEADLRMLEQGKWI
- the mgtE gene encoding magnesium transporter, encoding MNAKKNSDPTPMDHASVQWLATSLDSQHPADTADELENLSLTEQLEYIKEMDVEDASESITEMERHDRNALMTQLAPDFAAAILEAMSPDDAADILEDLDTDIRARIFKKLEREDAKEISDLLQFDPDSAGGVMNTEILALDHSMNAQQAINLIRDRVEETEIPYYAYVVDEFRHLRGVLSLRDLLVSPGRTLLKELLHEQNLIYVSFDVDKEEVARLISRYNFLALPVVDHEQRLLGMVTVDDVIDIIQEEASEDMQSMVGAGRDETVDSPWTYSLRVRLPWLILNVLNSAVSAFVVHMFEGTIAQMAILAALMPIVANQAGNTGQQALAVMIRQLAMERFNRKKSWVAVLREAKIGTANGLIVGTLVFLGLFTWTHNLGLAVVMAVALGLDMLIGAVAGASIPLVLKEIGRDPAQASSIFLTTLTDSLGFFTFLGLAAVFLF
- a CDS encoding CBS domain-containing protein, whose protein sequence is MFQVKDIMTKDVFTLNHNESLSAAKDLMDLARIRHIPIVDSQGKFTGLLTHRDILAATISELAGIDRQTQDEIESGIPIREIMQLDVVTVAADLSLKEAARLLLEEKYGCLPVICEDKLCGIITEADFLRLTIDLLDAVEQED
- a CDS encoding protein-L-isoaspartate(D-aspartate) O-methyltransferase, with amino-acid sequence MNRAGRESFTLKGFLRNRERMVREQIEARGITDERVLSVMRQVPRHLFVDEALQMQAYGDHPVPIGLGQTLSQPYIVALMTSLLVVRPRMRILEIGTGSGYQAAILAAMGAEVFTVERIKQLYMTSRSRLLQMKYFNVRVKLDDGTLGWPELGPFDRIIVTAGGPEVPAPLLEQLTDPGIMLIPVGGTRRDQRLFRIFKKEGRIHQEDHGSVAFVDLVGSHGW
- a CDS encoding Mrp/NBP35 family ATP-binding protein, which codes for MSETNSSCSSCSGKKTLGSIQDSPESKIERQDKVIASTLSKIKYKLFVMSGKGGVGKSSVSTNLAAALAIKGYKVGLLDVDIHGPSVPHLLGLTGLLDIDPQKGIQPKRYSENLAVVSMESLLKDPDQAVLWKGPMKTSAIRQFVSDVDWGELDFLVIDSPPGTGDEPMAVLKTVPDALCIVITTPQEISLADVRKSINFLQYVKANILGVVENMSGLICPHCSQKIDLFKRGGGEELAKKYSLPFLGSIPLDPVTVVAGDLGKPVVMLDVECPAKTALLAMAERVIVAAENSLEAVSSSHV
- a CDS encoding lytic transglycosylase domain-containing protein; translation: MIRVFVLSFLLAFQFLLLAGQNVQAKGIYYMVKEDGTLCITDIPNSRKYKPYKFEKTINYIRNAIVAFKRDHRSVEEVNAIVSGLCSKYAVDKKLVMAVIDVESGFNAAAVSTAGAQGLMQIMPETGRDLDLEDPFDPSENIDAGIRYLRYLLDTFPDRRLAVAAYNAGPNAVKKYGGIPPYAETQNYVEKVWARLQYYE
- the pgsA gene encoding CDP-diacylglycerol--glycerol-3-phosphate 3-phosphatidyltransferase; amino-acid sequence: MMNVPNALTVFRILAVPFIIALLYFPSRSTCLLATVLFLVAILTDLADGFWARKYNQVTNFGKFLDPLADKILIASVLIMLVELNWIPAWVAIIVIIRELLVTGLRAIAADKGQVIAADKYGKMKTIMQSVALVPLIYHFPLFGIDTAKLGFVLLLVAVVLTLYSGWNYLYTFYRIWGD
- a CDS encoding type IV pilus twitching motility protein PilT — protein: MAQIDAFFKMMHELGASDLHLSSGSQPIIRLHGEMQRIKYKFLEHEELKKMLYEITPENKIKTFEESGDVDFSYEVTHLARYRANFFLQKRGIGAVFREIPQKILTIEELGLPSILKNLALLPKGLVLVTGPTGSGKSTTLAAIVDYVNKIRKDHILTIEDPIEFVHEPQSCLINQREVGRDTMSFSAALRGALREDPDIILVGEMRDLETIQLALEAAETGHLVFATLHTISASKTIDRIIEVFPGDLQGQIRSGLADSLRAIIAQNLFKRIDRPGRVAGIEVLIATPAVRNLIRENKIFQINSVIETGRKFGMQSIDDAIMKLLTAGVIDAEQAYNKAATKSKFREFLTTPPQDFTEV
- a CDS encoding type IV pilus twitching motility protein PilT; protein product: MQRAHLDHILHQVLDFAPDTSDILFTVNKLVQAEVHGELVNAKIEPNPGPLLPIQVEAVAMCLMGRNIRLYEDQLRTGSCDLSYELPGRCRFRVNILGQKGSLAIVMRKLTSVVPTINDLSLPEVFYEMSKEKYGLILVTGATGTGKTTSLAALIDNINQMHRKHIVTLEDPIEYVHEHKLGTVNQRELGLDFDSFASGLRAALRQAPKVILVGEIRDRETITIALEAAETGHLVLGTLHTSDTGQTINRIIGMFELAEERLIRSRLAESLKYVVSQRLMPRLGGGRVPAFEVLKSNLRVKEVIYNGESEDKTFYNIVESGDAYGMITFDKFIANQFYENIISEDIAMLHGSDKSRLAQMIDKIKTARGEKVTDIEGLELDHDYERKSSFF